A region from the Solibacillus sp. FSL H8-0523 genome encodes:
- the map gene encoding type I methionyl aminopeptidase, which produces MIVTTQEEIQAFKKIGRICAEIREAMKAATVPGVTTKELDEIAGRMFAEAGAISGPKGEYDFPGYTCISVNHEVAHGIPGSKVIQEGDIVNIDVSGSLDGYFADTGISFVVGEGYEDKEKLCEVAKLAFDRAMTKVKAGSKLNQIGKAVEREAYAHGLTVIMNLTGHGLGKSLHEAPDHVLNYYDPTDGQLMKEGMVLAVEPFISAKAEHIVESGDGWTFVTPDKSLVAQIEHSIIVTKGEPIILTTLED; this is translated from the coding sequence ATGATTGTTACAACTCAAGAAGAAATCCAAGCGTTTAAAAAAATCGGACGCATCTGTGCTGAAATTCGTGAAGCGATGAAAGCTGCGACAGTACCAGGTGTGACAACGAAAGAATTAGATGAAATTGCTGGGCGTATGTTTGCAGAAGCGGGTGCTATTTCAGGTCCAAAAGGCGAATATGATTTCCCAGGCTACACATGTATTTCAGTTAACCACGAAGTTGCCCACGGGATTCCAGGCAGCAAAGTGATTCAAGAAGGCGATATCGTAAATATTGACGTATCGGGTTCTTTAGATGGTTATTTCGCCGATACAGGAATTTCTTTCGTTGTAGGTGAAGGCTACGAGGACAAAGAGAAACTTTGTGAAGTAGCAAAATTAGCATTTGACCGTGCGATGACAAAAGTAAAAGCCGGTTCAAAATTAAACCAAATTGGTAAAGCAGTTGAGCGTGAAGCATATGCGCATGGCTTAACGGTAATTATGAACTTAACAGGACATGGCTTAGGGAAATCATTACACGAAGCACCTGACCATGTATTAAACTATTACGATCCAACTGATGGCCAATTAATGAAAGAAGGTATGGTGCTAGCAGTAGAGCCATTCATTTCTGCAAAAGCTGAACACATTGTTGAATCAGGTGATGGCTGGACATTTGTAACACCAGACAAGTCATTAGTTGCACAAATTGAACACTCAATTATCGTAACAAAAGGCGAACCAATTATTTTAACGACGTTAGAAGATTAA
- the thiT gene encoding energy-coupled thiamine transporter ThiT, whose amino-acid sequence MDKKKLLMLVEIAIFAAIGLVLDQFSFKLWAYGGSISFVMLPIMLMAIRWGLTAGLATGFIIGVLQMMFGAYIVHWLQAILDYGLAFTVVGFVAVIRKPLLLAAKALDKKKMTIYIILGALLGGTLRFISHLLAGVVFFKEYAGGDNVWTYSIIYNGSYMLPATLLTALVAVLLFTAAPRLLKTMK is encoded by the coding sequence ATGGACAAAAAGAAATTATTAATGCTGGTGGAAATTGCAATCTTTGCCGCTATCGGACTTGTGCTTGATCAGTTTTCATTTAAGCTTTGGGCATACGGAGGCTCGATTAGTTTTGTCATGCTGCCGATTATGCTTATGGCCATTCGCTGGGGATTAACAGCAGGCTTGGCAACGGGATTCATTATTGGTGTATTACAAATGATGTTCGGTGCGTATATTGTGCACTGGCTGCAGGCGATTTTAGACTATGGTCTAGCTTTTACAGTTGTAGGCTTCGTCGCAGTCATTCGTAAACCGTTACTACTAGCCGCAAAAGCGCTTGATAAAAAGAAAATGACGATTTATATTATTCTCGGTGCGTTACTTGGCGGAACATTACGTTTCATTTCGCATTTGCTTGCCGGCGTTGTGTTCTTTAAAGAATACGCTGGTGGAGATAATGTATGGACGTATTCAATCATTTACAATGGGTCCTACATGTTACCAGCAACCCTGTTAACCGCGCTTGTCGCTGTGTTATTATTTACAGCAGCACCACGCTTATTAAAAACAATGAAATAA
- a CDS encoding DUF4870 domain-containing protein — translation MDQNKGLSAVGYLSFYFMPFILPLIIFFVAKDDVVKHHNKRAFISQLIPIILGIVYIILFFVFAFTTPSNATLEVNYLFESWIFIGFIILAIIIFVIAIWNLIQAIKVLR, via the coding sequence ATGGATCAAAACAAAGGGTTAAGTGCAGTAGGCTATTTAAGTTTTTACTTTATGCCATTTATTTTACCGCTCATTATTTTTTTCGTAGCAAAAGACGATGTAGTGAAACATCATAATAAACGCGCATTTATTTCACAACTTATTCCAATTATTTTAGGGATCGTTTATATCATTCTATTTTTTGTGTTCGCCTTTACAACACCCTCTAACGCGACGCTTGAAGTAAACTACTTATTCGAAAGTTGGATTTTTATCGGGTTTATCATTTTAGCGATTATTATTTTTGTTATTGCCATTTGGAACCTTATACAAGCAATCAAAGTATTGCGCTAA
- a CDS encoding SMC family ATPase has translation MKPLKLTMTAFGPYKDKEVIDFTKLHEHGIFVVSGSTGAGKTTIFDAITFALYDSGSGEDREKSAFLRSDFADDTVDTEVELEFEVRGRMYRIWRKFGHDGAKAQREFYDITGGQLTPAVEKFQVRPVQAKVEELIGLTQSQFNQIVMLPQGEFQKLLTSESKHKEEIFRKIFKTERFTKMVALLQDKKKHADKLFEHAQMQQDHTIQEIKSRLPQRESVLFEVISHDAINMYQVKQALVEEREFYEEQSKEVATQYEQVKETATKLATQFSEQKIVNERIERFIERQTELVNLQQQQAEMQLQEQRLQLARKASQIEPLERDLSKAKAQLQTANAAAEKANADLQQAQQQLQEATAMHEQVQKDEPLLEAYTKNISQLEQLIPVYETIDTQRNSVAQLEQQQVKAQNLYADLQNEATQLKEQQQLQQQNVSELEQAVSKYEETYEAHATAMRHVELVKEAIKRQQHVEKLATDCTEKQQQATTAQQALQTVEQQIRSNQAAFLAAALQHGDACPVCGSTEHPAIHNRETQQVDETKLDALRQQADVKRQSYYQVQSKLEVEQAAFNDKLSVLQQQHLELEELVHYEAHLQQLTTQLANLRTQQQKLTTERTKLEQLTEQREVIQGRIEKGQAYVHDIHAQLAQEKGKLQQSEQLLLPQFTSIAQLQQALIEQQQLYQALKNAVKAAADALQQAQLQQNSSEVNQLHAVNHVTEKQHEQQLAQLAFTNALQQENFTIESYQAALVAPDVQQQIRQMLETYNKQLHTLTVQIAEDEAQLQGKQLADLTELEQQITTLNNEQDERYANMKLTKSYATQCETTYEKLEQTAEQIESYKAKLEQIEHVYDLVRGQNDAKISFERFAQIGYLEKVTHAANERLRVLSNGQYFLKSTGRKEGNAQSGLSIDVYDSNTGQTRDVKTLSGGEKFNASLSLALGMADVIQSVQGSVHIDTMFIDEGFGTLDEEALRRAIDILIDLQQTGRLIGVISHVAELKAAMPAILHVKKLKEGHSTTEILIK, from the coding sequence ATGAAGCCACTAAAATTAACGATGACGGCATTTGGTCCGTACAAAGACAAGGAAGTAATTGATTTTACAAAGCTTCACGAGCACGGAATTTTCGTTGTTTCCGGTTCAACAGGTGCAGGGAAAACGACAATCTTCGATGCAATCACCTTCGCGCTCTATGACTCAGGGAGTGGAGAGGACCGCGAAAAATCGGCCTTTTTACGGAGTGATTTTGCCGATGACACGGTTGATACCGAAGTAGAGCTTGAGTTTGAAGTCCGTGGGCGCATGTATCGAATCTGGCGTAAATTTGGGCATGACGGCGCAAAAGCACAGCGTGAATTTTATGACATTACAGGTGGTCAACTAACACCAGCCGTCGAAAAGTTCCAAGTAAGACCCGTACAAGCGAAGGTAGAGGAGCTCATCGGGTTAACTCAGTCGCAATTCAATCAAATTGTTATGCTTCCACAAGGGGAATTTCAAAAGCTGTTAACATCCGAGTCAAAGCATAAAGAGGAAATTTTCCGCAAAATCTTCAAAACCGAACGTTTTACAAAAATGGTTGCGTTACTACAGGACAAAAAGAAGCATGCAGATAAATTGTTCGAGCATGCCCAAATGCAGCAGGATCACACCATTCAAGAAATAAAGTCTCGTTTACCGCAGCGTGAATCGGTACTTTTTGAAGTAATCAGTCATGATGCAATTAATATGTATCAAGTCAAACAGGCATTAGTCGAAGAACGTGAATTTTATGAAGAGCAGTCAAAAGAGGTTGCTACGCAGTATGAGCAGGTAAAGGAAACGGCGACGAAGCTGGCGACGCAATTTAGTGAGCAAAAGATTGTGAATGAACGGATTGAGCGTTTTATCGAGCGTCAGACAGAGCTTGTGAACTTACAGCAGCAACAAGCAGAAATGCAGTTGCAAGAGCAGCGCCTACAATTAGCGCGAAAGGCGAGTCAAATTGAACCGTTAGAGCGCGATTTATCAAAAGCGAAAGCACAATTACAAACAGCAAATGCAGCGGCCGAAAAGGCAAATGCAGATTTACAACAAGCGCAGCAACAGCTACAAGAAGCGACAGCAATGCATGAGCAAGTGCAAAAAGATGAGCCGTTACTTGAAGCGTATACAAAAAATATTTCACAGCTGGAACAGTTAATCCCTGTTTATGAAACGATTGATACGCAGCGTAATTCGGTAGCACAGCTAGAACAACAACAAGTAAAAGCACAAAATTTATATGCCGATTTACAAAATGAAGCGACACAGTTAAAAGAACAGCAGCAGTTGCAACAGCAAAATGTTAGCGAGTTGGAACAGGCTGTTAGTAAATATGAGGAAACCTATGAAGCACATGCAACTGCAATGCGTCATGTGGAACTTGTAAAAGAAGCCATTAAACGACAACAGCATGTTGAAAAGTTAGCAACAGATTGTACGGAAAAGCAACAACAGGCCACAACAGCACAGCAAGCCTTGCAAACCGTAGAGCAACAAATCCGTAGCAATCAAGCCGCCTTTTTAGCCGCAGCTCTACAGCACGGGGATGCTTGTCCAGTATGTGGAAGCACGGAGCACCCAGCTATTCATAATCGTGAAACACAACAGGTCGATGAAACAAAGCTTGATGCTTTACGTCAACAAGCGGATGTGAAGCGCCAAAGCTATTATCAGGTACAATCTAAGCTTGAAGTGGAACAAGCAGCGTTTAACGACAAGCTGAGCGTCTTGCAACAACAGCATCTAGAGCTAGAAGAATTAGTACATTATGAAGCGCACCTGCAACAGCTTACAACTCAATTAGCTAATTTACGCACACAACAGCAGAAATTAACAACTGAGCGTACGAAGCTTGAGCAATTAACGGAGCAGCGTGAGGTCATTCAAGGTCGTATTGAAAAAGGACAGGCCTATGTCCATGATATTCATGCTCAGCTCGCACAGGAAAAAGGCAAGCTTCAACAAAGTGAACAACTACTATTGCCGCAATTTACATCGATCGCTCAACTACAGCAAGCACTGATTGAGCAACAGCAATTGTATCAGGCACTAAAAAATGCAGTAAAAGCAGCTGCAGATGCCTTACAACAAGCACAATTACAGCAAAATTCTAGCGAGGTCAATCAGTTGCATGCCGTTAATCATGTAACAGAAAAACAGCATGAACAGCAGCTCGCTCAGCTCGCGTTTACAAACGCTTTGCAACAGGAAAACTTTACAATTGAAAGCTATCAAGCAGCACTCGTAGCACCAGATGTACAACAGCAAATTCGTCAAATGCTTGAAACGTATAACAAGCAGCTGCATACATTAACGGTACAAATCGCAGAGGACGAAGCGCAATTACAAGGAAAGCAATTAGCAGATTTGACGGAGCTAGAGCAGCAAATCACCACATTAAATAATGAGCAAGATGAGCGTTACGCCAACATGAAATTAACAAAGTCTTACGCGACACAATGCGAAACAACGTATGAAAAACTTGAGCAAACAGCTGAGCAAATTGAAAGCTATAAAGCAAAACTAGAGCAAATTGAGCATGTATATGATTTAGTGCGTGGCCAAAATGATGCCAAAATTAGCTTTGAGCGCTTTGCACAAATTGGCTATTTAGAAAAGGTGACACATGCGGCCAATGAACGTTTACGCGTGTTATCAAACGGTCAATATTTCTTGAAATCAACGGGTCGCAAAGAGGGCAATGCACAAAGTGGTTTAAGTATCGACGTGTACGATAGCAATACTGGTCAAACACGTGATGTCAAAACATTGTCAGGTGGAGAAAAATTCAATGCATCGTTATCATTAGCACTAGGTATGGCGGATGTCATTCAAAGTGTACAGGGCAGCGTGCATATTGATACGATGTTTATCGATGAAGGCTTTGGTACGCTTGACGAAGAGGCACTGAGACGTGCGATTGATATTTTAATTGACCTTCAGCAAACAGGCCGATTAATCGGCGTGATTTCGCATGTTGCAGAGTTAAAGGCTGCGATGCCGGCAATCCTGCACGTGAAGAAATTAAAAGAGGGTCATAGTACAACTGAAATTTTAATTAAATAA